Within the Enterobacter bugandensis genome, the region GCCGTATTCGGCAGACGAGGTGCTGGACGCGCTGCAGGGCGGCGAAACGCTGTCGCGCCTGAGCGGCCTGCGCGTGCTGAACGTTAACGGCAGCGTCTTCATCAACAGCGAACAGCTGGAGACGGTAGACGCGAAGGGCGCGGATGCGCTGTGCCGCTACACCGAACTCGGCCAGGCCGAGCTGGGCGATGCGCTGAAAAACCCGGCGTTTGTTGACGAACTCACCGGGCTGATTAACCAGGGGTACTGGTACTTCGACGAGTAACCGGAGGCGGCGTTTAGTCAGCCTAAACGCCGCTACGTTCAAACCAGCATATTACACGCCTTCCAGTAGTTCAAAAGCCGCTCGTCGTCGCGTTCTTTCTCCGCTTTGATTTTCATCGCCTGGGCGAGATTCTCTCGCGATAACTCATGGCCTTTTTGCACGATGTCCAGGACCGCTTCACCAAGAGCCAGCGAAATTTCTGCCCGATTATTGTTGCGAATCGTCATAAATACCTCCTCGTTGGTTGCGATAATTTAATTATGATCGGGAAATAATCAGTCGGAAATAATTCATCTCATTCTTATTTTATTCACTTCGGCGTTAAATAGACATCATATTCCATTCTGTCAATGATGTTTCAAAATGCTAATAAGCCTTTTAAGCCTGAATTTATGCGCTACAGTTATTTTTCGTGCAACAGGCAAATAACCGAAACAGGAGAATGATTATGGTAGATAAAAGCGCAATTAAGGATCACACTCAGGTTGTCGCCAGCTGCGGAACGCACGTCGGGGTTGTGGACCATTTAGACGGCGAGCGTATCAAGCTTGCTAAGAGTGACCCTGAATCAGGCGGCAAGCACCACTTTATTCCTCTCGGCTGGGTCGATAAGGTCGAAGATAATAACGTTATCCTGACCAAAAACCATAA harbors:
- a CDS encoding DUF2171 domain-containing protein, giving the protein MVDKSAIKDHTQVVASCGTHVGVVDHLDGERIKLAKSDPESGGKHHFIPLGWVDKVEDNNVILTKNHKEVFAEWQEA